The genomic interval CTGCGCGCGCTGACGCAGGCAGATTCCTCGAGCCTGGGGTCGAAGAACGGGTGGACGCCGTGGCGCGCCCGGCTCGTCGACGGGCTCGTCGCGCGGGCACGCGAGGCGCTGGAGGCAGGGGCCGGCTGACCGGTGCCACGCCCGCGGGTCGTGCGTGCGGAGCCTGCGGGTGGTGTTCGTCGTCGACAGGCTCGACCATGCGCGCGGGTCGCCCGGTAGTCTGTGACACCGTCCCAACCGCTCGACTGCTGTCGAAGAACCCTGAGGACCGCACTGGTGTTCAACTCCCTGTCGGACCGGCTCACCGCGACGTTCAAGAACCTCCGTGGCCGGGGGCGTCTGTCCGAGGCGGACATCGACGCGACCGTGCGCGAGATCCGCCGCGCGTTGCTCGACGCCGACGTGGCCGTGCCCGTCGTGCGCGAGTTCGCCGCGGCCGTGCGCGAGCGCGCGCTCGGCGTCGAGGTCTCGGGGGCGCTCAACCCGGCGCAGCAGGTCGTCAAGATCGTCAACGAGGAGCTCGTCGAGATCCTGGGCGGCGCCACGCGCACCCTCCAGCTCGCCAAGGTGCCTCCGACGGTCATCATGCTCGCGGGCCTCCAGGGCGCCGGGAAGACGACGCTCGCAGGCAAGCTGGCGCACGCGCTCAAGCAGCAGGGGCACACGCCCGTGCTGGTCGCGGCCGACCTCCAGCGTCCCAACGCGGTCACGCAGCTGTCGGTCGTGGCCGAGCGCGCGGGTGTGCCGGTGTTCGCGCCGCACCCCGGCAACCAGGGAGCGGAGACCGACGCCGTCATCGGCGACCCGGTCGGCGTCGCGCGCGACGGCGTCGCGTACGCGCGCGAGAAGCAGCACGACGTCGTCATCGTCGACACCGCCGGACGCCTGGGCGTCGACGCCGTGCTCATGCAGCAGGCCTCGGACATCCGCTCGGCGATCAGCCCCGACGAGGTGCTGTTCGTCATCGACGCGATGATCGGTCAGGACGCCGTCAACACCGCGACGGCGTTCCTCGAGGGCGTCGACTTCACGGGCGTCGTGCTGTCCAAGCTCGACGGCGACGCGCGCGGCGGTGCTGCGCTGTCGGTCGCGAAGGTGACCGGCCGGCCGATCATGTTCGCGTCCACGGGCGAGAAGCTCACCGACTTCGAGGTCTTCCACCCCGACCGCATGGCCGGGCGCATCCTCGACATGGGTGACGTGCTGACGCTCATCGAGCAGGCCGAGCGCGCCTTCGACGCCGAGCAGGCCGAGAAGATGGCGGCCAAGGTCGCACAGGGCAAAGACTTCACGCTCGCCGACTTCCTGGTGCAGATGCAGCAG from Xylanimonas allomyrinae carries:
- the ffh gene encoding signal recognition particle protein translates to MFNSLSDRLTATFKNLRGRGRLSEADIDATVREIRRALLDADVAVPVVREFAAAVRERALGVEVSGALNPAQQVVKIVNEELVEILGGATRTLQLAKVPPTVIMLAGLQGAGKTTLAGKLAHALKQQGHTPVLVAADLQRPNAVTQLSVVAERAGVPVFAPHPGNQGAETDAVIGDPVGVARDGVAYAREKQHDVVIVDTAGRLGVDAVLMQQASDIRSAISPDEVLFVIDAMIGQDAVNTATAFLEGVDFTGVVLSKLDGDARGGAALSVAKVTGRPIMFASTGEKLTDFEVFHPDRMAGRILDMGDVLTLIEQAERAFDAEQAEKMAAKVAQGKDFTLADFLVQMQQMKKMGSMKKMLGMLPGMGQMREAIESFDEREVDRIEAIIHSMTPGERENPKIINGSRRARIARGAGTTTTAVNQLLERFDGAQKMMRQMSRGGGMPGMPPMPGMPGAGKRAGARQAPQKKVKGKSGNPAKRAQQEREQLQRALGGGPSAPAAPKGSSFGLGGAAAEASVDPSTLDLPDDLKKLLG